In Deltaproteobacteria bacterium, a single window of DNA contains:
- a CDS encoding NUDIX hydrolase — translation MLLKPWTIISSRVDKSYRVFNLRHDRACSPRTNQTHDFYILESPPWVNIIPLTPQNEVVLIRQYRLGIRDITLEIPGGLLEPSDSPEEAASRELWEETGYREETLIPLGAVHPNPAIQNNLCYTFLARNVFPTGQQNQDDREDIEVVLRPLSEIPRLIREGTITHALVIAAFYRFYMEYPPGMK, via the coding sequence ATGCTTCTCAAACCATGGACAATTATTTCAAGTCGTGTTGATAAATCCTACCGGGTATTCAACCTGCGACATGACCGTGCGTGCTCACCGCGCACAAATCAGACACATGACTTTTATATCCTGGAGTCCCCACCCTGGGTAAATATCATCCCCCTCACACCGCAGAACGAAGTCGTTCTGATTCGCCAGTACCGCCTCGGTATTCGTGATATTACCCTGGAGATACCCGGCGGACTTCTTGAACCCTCCGATTCCCCCGAAGAGGCAGCCAGCCGCGAACTGTGGGAAGAAACAGGTTACCGGGAAGAAACACTGATTCCCCTTGGCGCCGTACACCCTAACCCTGCCATTCAGAACAATCTTTGCTATACGTTTCTTGCCAGGAATGTTTTCCCCACGGGACAACAGAATCAGGATGATCGCGAAGACATCGAAGTGGTCCTCCGGCCGCTTTCAGAAATCCCCCGTCTCATCAGGGAGGGGACAATTACCCATGCACTGGTGATCGCGGCATTTTACCGCTTTTATATGGAATATCCGCCGGGTATGAAATGA
- a CDS encoding Hsp20/alpha crystallin family protein, with amino-acid sequence MSFIKIRFSNELGNIDAEFRRGINEMFRLINSTFTIYQNVWRPQVDIYESPDEIMILADVAGVNKEDLYVEIDHRVLRIYGKRKKPLMENTRYHLAEIPYGYFERNLSLPCSVDTDSLKATYADGLLQIWMAKLPVDKVCKIPVQKNRSY; translated from the coding sequence ATGAGTTTTATAAAAATTAGATTTTCCAATGAACTCGGAAATATCGATGCTGAATTTCGGCGGGGCATCAATGAAATGTTCCGTTTGATTAACTCAACGTTTACCATTTATCAAAATGTATGGAGGCCTCAGGTAGATATCTATGAATCTCCTGATGAAATCATGATCCTGGCCGATGTCGCAGGGGTAAACAAAGAGGATCTCTATGTGGAGATTGATCACAGGGTCTTGAGAATTTATGGAAAGCGGAAAAAGCCGCTTATGGAAAATACAAGATATCACCTTGCTGAAATCCCCTACGGATATTTTGAAAGAAACCTTTCTCTCCCCTGTTCAGTCGATACTGATTCACTGAAAGCAACGTATGCGGATGGTCTTCTTCAAATATGGATGGCAAAGCTGCCTGTGGATAAAGTTTGTAAGATACCTGTTCAAAAAAACAGATCATACTGA